One region of Gloeocapsopsis sp. IPPAS B-1203 genomic DNA includes:
- the purC gene encoding phosphoribosylaminoimidazolesuccinocarboxamide synthase gives MSVGKNLLYEGKAKIIYITDEPEILLAHFKDDATAFNAQKRGRIVGKGEINCKISQLLFQYLEERGIRTHFIDCPAPNQMRVMRVQILPLEVVVRNIAAGSLCQQTGLPLGTVLKQPLVEFYYKNDQLGDPLLTRDRLLLMELATPEQLDQLQQQALEINHHLSEFFQSCNITLVDFKLEFGLDTQGTIRLADEISPDTCRLWNSSETDPNNRVMDKDRFRRDLGNVENAYQQVLERIQRRGQRSEVRGQEKGGL, from the coding sequence ATGTCTGTCGGAAAAAATTTGCTCTACGAAGGCAAAGCGAAAATCATTTACATCACTGATGAGCCAGAAATTTTACTGGCACATTTTAAAGATGATGCTACAGCTTTTAATGCTCAAAAGCGTGGCAGAATTGTTGGGAAAGGCGAAATTAACTGCAAAATCTCTCAATTACTATTTCAGTATCTAGAAGAGCGTGGCATTCGCACTCATTTTATTGATTGTCCTGCACCGAATCAAATGCGGGTGATGCGAGTTCAAATTTTGCCTTTAGAAGTTGTTGTCAGGAACATTGCTGCTGGTAGTCTCTGTCAACAAACAGGATTGCCCTTGGGCACCGTTCTCAAACAGCCATTAGTGGAGTTTTATTATAAAAATGATCAATTGGGAGATCCGTTGTTAACCCGCGATCGCTTGTTACTGATGGAACTAGCAACTCCCGAACAGCTAGACCAACTACAGCAGCAAGCATTGGAAATTAATCATCATCTCTCAGAGTTTTTTCAAAGTTGTAACATAACCTTGGTAGACTTCAAGCTAGAGTTTGGCTTGGACACCCAAGGCACAATCCGATTAGCTGACGAAATTAGCCCTGATACCTGCCGTCTTTGGAACTCCTCAGAAACCGATCCTAACAACCGCGTCATGGATAAAGACCGCTTCCGCCGCGACTTAGGAAATGTAGAAAATGCTTACCAGCAAGTTTTAGAACGGATTCAAAGGAGGGGTCAGAGGTCAGAGGTCAGAGGTCAGGAGAAGGGAGGGTTATGA
- the lpxB gene encoding lipid-A-disaccharide synthase, with translation MRQEGELEPTNSSPLKRIFISTGEVAGDLQGALLIAALQRQAAHLGWELDIVALGGEKMAAAGATVLGDTSSIGSVGIFESLPFVLPTLQLQKRAIANLKQHPPDLVVLIDYAQPNLNIGSYLHRELPNVPIVYYIAPQVWVWAMNSRNTEQIVKITDKVLAIFPEEARYFEQNGGKVVWVGHPLVDRMQTAPSRDAARAALGIPPEQTAIALLPASRRQEIKYLLPVMLQAAKTLQEKIPQAHFWIPLSLEIYRRPIEQAMTRYGLQATVRSGQTLEILAAADLAITKSGTVNLEIALLNVPQVVIYRVSPITAWIARHILKFSIPFMSPPNLVEMKSIVPELPQEQATTENIVQNALDMLLNPSRRQQILADYQQMRRAVGEVGVCDRAAQEILQMLPR, from the coding sequence ATGAGACAGGAAGGAGAACTAGAACCAACTAACTCCTCACCCCTCAAACGGATATTCATCAGTACGGGAGAAGTTGCGGGAGATTTACAAGGTGCTTTATTAATTGCAGCATTACAGCGCCAAGCGGCACATTTAGGTTGGGAACTAGATATCGTTGCACTTGGTGGCGAGAAAATGGCAGCAGCGGGTGCCACAGTACTTGGAGATACTAGCAGCATCGGTTCAGTGGGGATTTTTGAGTCACTACCGTTTGTTTTACCGACGCTACAACTACAAAAACGCGCGATCGCTAACCTGAAGCAACATCCTCCTGACTTAGTTGTGCTCATTGACTACGCCCAACCTAATTTAAATATCGGTAGCTATCTTCACCGCGAACTACCAAATGTTCCAATTGTCTACTACATCGCGCCGCAGGTGTGGGTTTGGGCAATGAATTCGCGCAATACCGAGCAAATTGTCAAGATTACAGATAAAGTCTTAGCAATATTTCCTGAAGAAGCGCGGTATTTTGAACAAAATGGTGGCAAAGTTGTTTGGGTAGGTCATCCTTTGGTTGATCGGATGCAAACTGCCCCTAGCCGTGATGCAGCGCGTGCAGCGCTAGGAATTCCTCCAGAACAAACCGCGATCGCCCTCCTACCTGCTTCGCGCCGCCAGGAAATCAAATATCTTCTACCTGTGATGTTGCAAGCGGCAAAAACGCTGCAAGAAAAAATCCCGCAAGCGCATTTTTGGATTCCTTTATCGTTAGAAATTTATCGCCGACCAATTGAACAAGCAATGACGCGTTACGGCTTACAAGCTACAGTGCGATCGGGTCAAACCTTAGAAATATTGGCAGCAGCAGACTTAGCAATTACTAAATCGGGAACAGTTAACTTGGAAATTGCACTGTTGAATGTACCGCAGGTTGTCATTTATCGCGTGAGTCCAATTACAGCTTGGATTGCGCGGCATATTCTCAAGTTTTCGATTCCCTTTATGTCGCCGCCAAATTTAGTGGAAATGAAATCAATTGTGCCAGAATTGCCGCAAGAGCAAGCAACAACTGAAAATATTGTCCAAAATGCTTTAGATATGTTGCTTAACCCTAGCCGTCGTCAACAAATTTTGGCAGACTATCAACAAATGCGCCGTGCTGTAGGCGAAGTAGGAGTCTGCGATCGCGCTGCACAAGAAATTCTCCAGATGTTACCGAGATGA
- the lpxC gene encoding UDP-3-O-acyl-N-acetylglucosamine deacetylase → MAIAQHTLAGEIQQSGVGLHSGEKTQVRLLPAPVGSGRYFVRVDLPASPAIAAKVSSVTQTVLSTQLGLGEASVRTVEHLLAALTGMGVDNVRIEIDGAEVPLLDGSAALWVDAIAQVGVVSQVELRLTPPAISEPIWVYHDDAFVAALPASETRFTYGIDFELPAIGNQWYSWSPGKAIAAATPASTFATEIAPARTFGLAHQIDFLQQQGLIKGGSLDNALVCSQEGWINPPLRFANEPVRHKILDLVGDLSLLGNLPTAHFFAYKASHNLHIQLAQRILDSH, encoded by the coding sequence ATGGCGATCGCACAGCACACTTTAGCAGGTGAGATTCAGCAATCAGGAGTAGGGTTACACAGTGGTGAAAAGACACAAGTGCGACTGCTACCGGCACCTGTAGGTTCTGGGCGTTATTTCGTTCGCGTGGATTTGCCCGCGTCACCTGCGATTGCCGCAAAGGTGAGTTCTGTGACTCAAACTGTGCTTTCGACACAATTAGGTCTAGGGGAAGCTTCAGTGCGCACCGTGGAGCATCTTTTGGCTGCGCTTACTGGTATGGGGGTAGACAACGTTCGCATTGAAATTGATGGTGCAGAAGTTCCCTTACTCGATGGTTCAGCAGCATTATGGGTAGATGCGATCGCGCAGGTTGGTGTAGTCTCTCAAGTCGAACTCCGTCTTACTCCTCCAGCAATTTCTGAACCAATCTGGGTGTATCATGATGATGCTTTTGTTGCAGCATTACCAGCGTCAGAAACACGTTTTACTTATGGAATTGATTTTGAATTACCGGCAATTGGTAATCAATGGTACAGTTGGTCGCCAGGAAAGGCGATCGCTGCTGCGACACCAGCTTCTACCTTTGCCACAGAAATTGCCCCTGCACGCACTTTTGGGTTAGCCCATCAGATTGATTTTTTGCAGCAGCAAGGTTTAATTAAGGGAGGCAGTCTAGATAATGCACTCGTTTGTAGTCAAGAAGGTTGGATTAATCCACCTTTAAGATTTGCAAATGAACCAGTGCGTCATAAAATCTTAGACTTAGTGGGAGATTTGAGCTTGTTGGGAAATTTACCAACTGCTCATTTCTTTGCTTACAAAGCAAGCCACAACCTGCACATTCAACTTGCCCAAAGGATTTTAGATTCACACTGA
- a CDS encoding BamA/TamA family outer membrane protein — MRISPFWAATVAIAAPLSLTVPATGQTVDSSEVKSVSQLPQMARDTKVPVTDVVVETKPGPLQRHDSAKLLLGQTPVPNQTNQIPSPAPQPQPSPVFPSPNIEGVPATPPQQPVPVTPPPGAGGAPQDETPSQLQVPITPEAPLDTPPGEESVPVPETVPQPAPLPEGVQPEVAPPLTPQPEEPQATPDTAPQVLVSEVVVGAETGALDPQLENQVYQAIRTVPGRTTTRTQLQEDINAIFATGFFSNVRAEPTDTPLGVRVTFIVQPNPVLRSVQVQANPGINVPSVLPAEVVNNIFQPQYGRILNLRQLQEGIQQLNQWYQKNGFVLAQVVAAPQVSADGVVALEVAEGVVEDIQVRFISEGEATDDEGRPIQGRTRDFIITRELALQPGQVFNRTVVQQDLQRVFGLGLFEDVNVSLNPGQDPRQVVVVVNVDERNSGSVAAGAGISSASGLFGTLSYQEQNLGGNNQKVGAELQVGQREVLFDVRFTDPWIAGDPFRTSYTVNAFRRRSISLIFDSSDEQFEVLNNAGELLGDRPRVLRLGGGVTFTRPLSQNPLARSEWTASAGLEYQRISIRDSDGDLRPQGQVGADGEPTDLSFSGTGIDDLLTLQLGLVRDRRDNALRPTNGSLLRLGVEQSVPLGSGNIFLNRLRGSYSQYLPVDFTNFAEGAETLAFNVQAGTVLGDLPPYEAFSLGGVSSVRGFNEGDLGSGRSFLQATAEYRFPIFSVVGGALFLDVATDLGTGENVPGNPAGQLDKPGSGFGYGVGLRVQSPLGPLRIDYGINSEGDNRLHFGIGERF; from the coding sequence ATGCGCATATCCCCTTTTTGGGCAGCAACAGTAGCGATCGCTGCTCCGTTAAGCTTAACAGTTCCAGCAACAGGACAAACTGTAGACTCCTCTGAAGTTAAATCAGTATCCCAGCTACCGCAAATGGCACGAGATACAAAAGTTCCAGTCACAGACGTTGTCGTCGAAACAAAGCCTGGACCATTACAAAGACATGATTCGGCAAAATTGCTACTAGGGCAAACACCGGTACCGAATCAAACAAATCAAATACCCAGTCCTGCACCACAGCCACAACCATCGCCGGTATTTCCGTCACCAAATATTGAAGGAGTTCCCGCAACTCCACCACAACAACCTGTCCCAGTGACTCCGCCTCCAGGTGCAGGAGGAGCACCACAAGACGAAACACCTAGTCAACTGCAAGTGCCAATTACTCCAGAAGCACCGCTAGATACACCACCAGGCGAAGAAAGTGTTCCAGTTCCCGAAACCGTTCCCCAACCAGCACCACTTCCTGAAGGTGTGCAACCAGAGGTAGCCCCACCACTTACTCCACAACCGGAAGAACCACAAGCAACTCCAGATACAGCACCCCAAGTTCTTGTTTCTGAAGTTGTCGTCGGTGCAGAAACAGGAGCATTAGATCCTCAACTAGAAAATCAAGTTTATCAAGCAATTCGTACAGTTCCAGGCAGGACAACAACACGCACGCAGTTGCAAGAAGATATTAATGCTATCTTTGCCACAGGTTTCTTCTCGAACGTCCGTGCCGAACCGACAGACACGCCATTAGGAGTTCGTGTCACATTTATTGTGCAACCTAACCCAGTTCTGCGCTCGGTTCAAGTACAAGCAAACCCAGGTATCAATGTCCCCTCAGTATTACCTGCTGAAGTCGTTAATAACATTTTTCAGCCGCAGTATGGCAGAATTTTGAACTTGCGACAGCTACAAGAAGGAATTCAGCAGTTAAACCAATGGTATCAAAAGAACGGTTTTGTCTTAGCACAAGTTGTGGCAGCGCCGCAAGTTTCCGCTGATGGAGTCGTGGCTTTAGAAGTCGCAGAAGGTGTTGTTGAAGATATTCAAGTCCGCTTTATTAGTGAAGGCGAGGCGACAGATGATGAAGGACGACCAATTCAAGGGCGTACGCGCGATTTCATCATTACCCGCGAACTAGCACTACAACCTGGACAAGTCTTTAATCGCACAGTAGTTCAACAAGATTTGCAGCGTGTCTTCGGTTTGGGTTTGTTTGAAGATGTCAATGTTTCCTTAAACCCTGGTCAAGATCCGCGACAAGTTGTTGTTGTTGTCAATGTCGATGAACGTAATAGCGGTTCGGTTGCCGCTGGTGCAGGTATTAGTTCGGCTAGTGGATTATTCGGTACATTAAGCTACCAAGAACAAAACTTGGGTGGCAACAACCAAAAAGTCGGAGCAGAACTACAAGTAGGACAACGGGAAGTCTTGTTTGATGTCCGCTTTACCGATCCTTGGATTGCTGGAGATCCCTTCCGTACCTCCTATACTGTCAACGCCTTCCGGCGCCGTTCGATTTCCTTGATTTTTGATAGCAGTGACGAGCAGTTTGAAGTGCTCAATAACGCAGGCGAATTGTTAGGCGATCGCCCGCGAGTATTACGCCTCGGTGGTGGCGTAACGTTTACACGTCCTTTGTCACAAAATCCGCTAGCAAGATCCGAGTGGACAGCATCAGCAGGTTTGGAATATCAAAGAATTTCGATTCGCGATTCAGATGGTGACTTAAGACCACAAGGACAAGTAGGAGCAGATGGCGAACCAACTGATCTCAGCTTCTCTGGTACAGGAATTGATGATTTATTGACATTACAACTTGGATTAGTCCGCGATCGCCGCGATAATGCACTGCGACCGACGAATGGTTCACTACTGCGACTTGGTGTTGAGCAATCTGTTCCTCTGGGTTCAGGAAACATCTTTCTCAATCGACTGCGAGGGAGCTATAGTCAATACTTGCCAGTAGACTTTACTAACTTTGCTGAAGGAGCAGAAACCCTAGCATTTAACGTGCAAGCGGGAACTGTCCTTGGCGATCTACCGCCTTATGAAGCTTTTTCTTTGGGAGGTGTTAGCTCTGTGCGAGGCTTTAATGAAGGTGATTTGGGAAGTGGTCGCAGTTTCTTGCAAGCCACAGCAGAGTATCGTTTTCCGATCTTTTCAGTAGTAGGAGGCGCGTTATTTTTGGACGTTGCAACTGATTTAGGCACAGGAGAAAATGTACCTGGAAACCCCGCCGGACAACTCGATAAACCTGGTAGTGGTTTTGGTTATGGTGTTGGTTTGCGCGTCCAGTCTCCGTTAGGACCACTGCGAATTGATTATGGGATCAATAGCGAAGGTGACAATCGTCTCCACTTTGGCATTGGAGAACGCTTCTAA
- a CDS encoding DNA cytosine methyltransferase, whose product MVRASNQQLLATKARPVAVDLFAGAGGFSLGIEQAGFDVLVAVEHDPIHACTYSFNFPLTRVVVADISKISGDVIREAATCAYRSHYPQAISSWDGRIDLLFGGPPCQGFSIMGKRSLDDERNNLVFHFYRLVTELSPSYFVMENVPGMAIGQYKSWCTQLKTQFEQAGYQVQVQILNAADFGVPQRRRRLFFLGSQHQVTPVIPQPHRTFITVKDAIADLPDVEEFPELLFTDEVLLSECQLLQLQQKASDYAKLLRSESLSDFSYPRCWNPQLLTSSMRTQHTTNSIARFAAMLPNQREPISHLRRLDLNGLSHTLRAGTGVERGSYTSPRPIHPTRSRVISVREAARLHSFPDWFRFHQTKWHGFRQVGNAVPPLLAQAIGHQAIAALEINPAIPAVSLNLGSTQLLRFKSTEATSYWNTRDK is encoded by the coding sequence ATGGTTCGAGCCAGCAATCAACAATTACTTGCCACTAAAGCCCGTCCGGTTGCGGTAGATTTGTTTGCAGGTGCTGGGGGCTTTTCTTTAGGGATTGAACAAGCTGGGTTTGATGTATTAGTGGCGGTGGAACACGATCCAATTCATGCTTGTACTTACTCATTCAACTTTCCGCTGACGCGGGTTGTTGTCGCAGATATTAGTAAGATCAGTGGCGATGTCATTAGAGAGGCTGCAACTTGTGCGTATCGATCGCATTACCCGCAAGCAATTTCTAGTTGGGATGGGCGAATTGATTTACTCTTTGGTGGTCCGCCCTGTCAAGGTTTCTCAATTATGGGTAAGCGATCGCTTGATGATGAACGCAACAATCTGGTTTTTCACTTTTATCGCTTGGTGACAGAATTAAGCCCTAGCTATTTTGTCATGGAGAATGTTCCAGGAATGGCGATTGGACAATATAAATCTTGGTGTACTCAACTCAAAACGCAGTTTGAACAAGCTGGATACCAAGTTCAAGTACAAATTCTCAATGCTGCAGATTTTGGTGTTCCACAACGCCGACGACGGCTGTTTTTTTTGGGTTCTCAACATCAAGTGACACCCGTAATACCCCAACCACACCGGACATTTATCACCGTCAAAGATGCGATCGCGGATCTTCCTGATGTTGAAGAATTTCCTGAATTGTTGTTTACTGATGAAGTTTTGTTAAGCGAGTGCCAACTCTTGCAATTGCAACAAAAAGCTAGCGATTACGCTAAGTTACTGCGCAGTGAATCACTAAGCGATTTTTCTTATCCTCGCTGTTGGAATCCGCAGTTATTAACAAGTTCGATGCGGACGCAGCATACCACAAATAGTATTGCCAGGTTTGCTGCTATGTTACCGAATCAACGCGAACCTATTAGCCATTTACGCCGTTTAGATCTCAATGGATTAAGCCACACTTTACGCGCGGGTACAGGTGTAGAACGCGGTAGTTATACTTCTCCGCGTCCGATTCATCCAACGCGATCGCGGGTAATTTCAGTGCGAGAAGCTGCACGGTTGCACTCTTTTCCTGATTGGTTTCGCTTTCATCAAACCAAGTGGCATGGTTTTCGTCAAGTTGGTAATGCGGTACCGCCACTTTTAGCACAAGCGATCGGACATCAAGCGATCGCCGCTTTAGAAATTAACCCTGCGATCCCAGCAGTATCGTTAAATTTGGGTAGTACGCAGTTACTACGATTTAAAAGCACAGAAGCGACATCTTACTGGAATACGCGCGACAAATAG
- the fabZ gene encoding 3-hydroxyacyl-ACP dehydratase FabZ, with amino-acid sequence MSTLTPINSPESHTSVSGKHQSPNGAAVTGKTIFTLEDIQKLLPHRYPFALVDRIIEYVPGERAVGIKNVTFNEPHFQGHFPGRPIMPGVLIVEAMAQVGGVVLTQLPEVAGGLFMFAGIDKVRFRRQVVPGDQLVMSAELLYVKRRRFGKMQARAEVDGQLAAEGELMFSLVD; translated from the coding sequence ATGTCCACTCTCACTCCCATTAACTCACCCGAATCCCACACATCCGTTTCTGGTAAGCATCAATCTCCTAATGGTGCTGCAGTCACAGGCAAAACAATTTTTACGCTAGAAGATATCCAAAAGTTGTTGCCGCACCGCTATCCCTTTGCACTCGTTGATCGCATTATTGAGTATGTTCCTGGAGAACGCGCAGTTGGCATTAAAAATGTTACCTTCAATGAACCTCATTTTCAGGGGCACTTTCCAGGGCGACCAATTATGCCAGGCGTTCTGATTGTCGAAGCAATGGCACAAGTCGGCGGCGTTGTGCTGACGCAACTACCCGAAGTCGCAGGCGGCTTGTTTATGTTTGCTGGAATTGACAAAGTGCGATTCCGCCGTCAAGTTGTTCCTGGCGATCAGCTCGTCATGAGCGCGGAACTGTTGTATGTCAAGCGGCGTCGTTTCGGTAAGATGCAAGCTCGTGCTGAAGTAGACGGTCAACTGGCTGCTGAAGGCGAATTGATGTTTTCCTTGGTGGATTAA
- the lpxA gene encoding acyl-ACP--UDP-N-acetylglucosamine O-acyltransferase has translation MKTLIHPTAVIHSGADLHPSVQVGPYAVIGEHVKVGSETVIGAHVVLDGSTEIGVGNHIFPGAAIGLEPQDLKYKGAVSYVKIGDNNRIREYVTINRATGAGEATIIGNNNLLMAYVHVAHNCVIGDSVVIANAVAMAGHVNIESRATIGGVLGIHQFVHIGRLAMVGGMSRIDRDVPPYMLVEGSPARVRSLNLIGLKRAGIVELDEGKVFQTCKKAFRTLYRSGLTLNQALEKLDLLQDNEHLQHLRQFLQLSQMPERRGLIPGRTLDTRSDE, from the coding sequence TTGAAAACACTGATTCATCCCACTGCTGTAATTCATTCTGGTGCAGATCTGCACCCTTCGGTGCAAGTTGGTCCCTACGCGGTCATTGGCGAGCACGTTAAAGTTGGTTCAGAAACGGTCATCGGCGCGCATGTCGTCTTAGATGGATCGACTGAGATTGGCGTAGGCAATCATATTTTTCCAGGGGCTGCGATTGGCTTAGAACCGCAGGATCTCAAGTACAAAGGTGCGGTTTCATATGTCAAGATCGGTGACAACAACCGCATCCGCGAGTATGTGACAATTAACCGCGCCACAGGTGCAGGCGAAGCCACAATTATTGGTAATAATAATCTACTCATGGCTTATGTTCATGTAGCACATAATTGTGTAATTGGAGACTCGGTGGTGATTGCAAATGCAGTCGCGATGGCGGGTCACGTCAATATTGAATCACGCGCCACAATTGGTGGAGTTCTGGGAATTCATCAATTCGTTCATATCGGTAGGCTGGCAATGGTAGGCGGTATGAGCCGCATTGACCGCGATGTCCCGCCTTATATGTTAGTTGAAGGTAGTCCGGCAAGAGTGCGATCGCTCAATCTCATCGGGCTAAAGCGTGCTGGTATTGTCGAACTCGATGAAGGAAAAGTCTTTCAAACATGCAAGAAAGCTTTCCGCACCTTGTATCGCTCTGGTTTAACACTTAATCAAGCTTTAGAAAAGTTGGACTTACTACAAGACAACGAGCATCTCCAACACCTTCGTCAATTTTTGCAGCTTTCGCAAATGCCAGAACGTCGGGGCTTAATTCCTGGCCGTACTCTGGACACAAGGAGTGACGAATGA